A region from the Penaeus monodon isolate SGIC_2016 chromosome 17, NSTDA_Pmon_1, whole genome shotgun sequence genome encodes:
- the LOC119583419 gene encoding nicotinamide riboside kinase 2-like has protein sequence MSHWVVVGISGVTNGGKSTLTNKLLETLPGTVKLINQDDYFYPEDSQHHVPAPGGLKTKIWDFFKSLDMERMEKDVLDIINSKIPEKSDIDRGVYSAPRSDPSSSSSANAVHYHPVLLLDGFLLYDHKGLMDICNLKYFLTLTREQCWDRRKSRLYEPPDPPGYFDHCVWPMYEAHLKRIEKMPGVVFLDGVGNPYQEVCKKILDLVKVMK, from the coding sequence ATGTCACACTGGGTTGTTGTTGGTATCTCAGGGGTGACAAATGGTGGCAAGTCTACTTTAACAAATAAGCTCCTAGAAACATTGCCTGGTACTGTGAAGCTTATCAATCAGGATGATTATTTCTACCCAGAAGATTCTCAGCATCATGTGCCTGCCCCGGGAGGTTTAAAGaccaaaatttgggatttttttaaaagcttggacatggagagaatggagaaggatgTGTTAGATATTATTAATTCGAAAATTCCAGAGAAATCAGATATTGATAGAGGAGTTTACAGTGCTCCACGTTCAGATCCTTCCTCCAGCTCCAGTGCAAATGCTGTTCACTATCACCCAGTTTTATTGTTAGATGGCTTTTTATTATATGATCACAAAGGTCTAATGGATATAtgcaatttaaaatactttttgaCTCTCACCCGCGAACAATGTTGGGATAGGAGAAAATCCCGCCTGTATGAACCTCCTGATCCTCCAGGATACTTTGACCACTGTGTGTGGCCCATGTATGAGGCTCACCTAAAACGTATTGAAAAAATGCCAGGGGTGGTCTTCCTAGACGGTGTAGGCAACCCGTACCAAGAAGTCTGTAAGAAGATATTGGATTTAGTAAAAGTAATGAAGTGA